The DNA segment CATGGTGATTGCCGCATTAACGGATTACTTCGATGGCTATTTTGCTCGCAAACTAAACCAGATAAGCGAGCTCGGAAAAGTGCTCGACCCGCTTGCCGACAAGATTTGCATATTGGCAGTAGCACTCTGTTTAGCAAGTCCGGAACGGGAAATCCGCTTCCCGTTTACGTTGTTTTTGTTTGTTGCGCTCCGTGATATCACCGTTGTTGTTTGCGGCTACTGGGCATATCGGGCAAAAGGTCTCATCATGGTATCCAATTGGTGGGGAAAGTGGAGTAGCTCAGTACTGGCAGTGTTAATGATTGTTGTGACGTTGAACGTACCACCGCAACCGTGGTATTACTTTTTCATCGATCCTACTCGATTATATTGGATCGCGTTAGTTTTGTTGCTAATCTCCTCGCTTAGTTACCTCGTGAAATTTCTTGACGTCGTGGCCGGCTCGGGAACCGACTCGGCATCGTCTACGTAATAAGGTTTATCATGTCACCGTTACCGATTTCCTTTTACAATTCGCTCACGCGAAAAGTTGAACCACTTATACCGCTCGCTCCTGACGGAAAAACGGTAACGGTTTATACATGCGGTCCAACAGTCTACAATTTCGCCCATATCGGCAATCTCCGGACTTATGTTTGGCAGGATATTCTCGTTCGCACTTTGAAGTATTTCGGTTACGATGTCGTCCGGGTAATGAATGTTACGGATGTCGACGATAAAACGATTCGTGATGCGCAAGCAGCGAAAATCGACTTCTACGAATTCACCAATCGCTATACCAAAGCGTTTTTCGATGACTTGCAGACACTGCGGATCGAACTTCCGACTCACGCACCGAAAGCGACTGACTTCATTCCGCAGATGATTGAAATGATTCAGCAGTTAATCGCCAAAGGTCATGCCTACGAAATCGAAGGGTCGGTGTATTATCGCGTCGACAGTTTTTCCGGTTATGGAAAACTATCTGGACGTACGAAACGCG comes from the bacterium genome and includes:
- a CDS encoding CDP-alcohol phosphatidyltransferase family protein; amino-acid sequence: MLIKKPAGQFVGVLQDIGLHQLKSFSNLLSISRVVLAIPMCWLLLRDAEGDNYIALGLMVIAALTDYFDGYFARKLNQISELGKVLDPLADKICILAVALCLASPEREIRFPFTLFLFVALRDITVVVCGYWAYRAKGLIMVSNWWGKWSSSVLAVLMIVVTLNVPPQPWYYFFIDPTRLYWIALVLLLISSLSYLVKFLDVVAGSGTDSASST